Proteins from one Thermoanaerobacterium sp. PSU-2 genomic window:
- a CDS encoding EamA family transporter, which produces MIYLLVAVNVLLLVTGQVLWKIGIGSASSFKGVLMSLMSPYVISGIIVYALATVLWLYILAKGKFSIVYPLQSTAYALGVFVAWLIFKETIPMTRWIGVVLIFAGASLIALR; this is translated from the coding sequence TTGATATACTTACTTGTTGCAGTAAATGTTTTGCTTTTGGTGACGGGACAAGTGCTTTGGAAAATAGGCATTGGAAGTGCCAGCAGTTTTAAAGGCGTACTGATGTCACTCATGTCGCCGTACGTCATAAGTGGGATAATAGTATACGCATTAGCTACTGTCTTGTGGCTATACATTCTTGCAAAAGGAAAATTCAGCATCGTCTATCCTTTGCAGAGCACTGCTTATGCTTTAGGAGTATTTGTGGCATGGCTCATATTTAAAGAGACCATACCAATGACAAGATGGATTGGCGTAGTTCTCATCTTCGCAGGTGCATCGTTGATTGCGTTAAGATAG
- a CDS encoding DUF2304 domain-containing protein: protein MFFNVYSFSLIFSILFLVIIVVEIKKGNLLEKYSLFWIFFSIVMIVISANLRFLNLLSRMLHIYYAPSVLFLLGLLFIISYCFHLTLIISKQTESIVKLTQEVAILKNMVEKSSRDVEGGKGD, encoded by the coding sequence GTGTTTTTTAATGTCTACAGTTTTTCTTTAATTTTTAGCATACTGTTCTTAGTTATAATCGTAGTTGAGATAAAAAAAGGCAATCTTTTAGAGAAGTACAGCTTATTTTGGATATTTTTTTCTATAGTTATGATTGTAATATCAGCCAATTTGAGATTTTTAAATCTTTTAAGCCGTATGCTTCACATTTATTATGCTCCGTCTGTCCTGTTTCTCTTGGGACTTCTGTTTATCATCTCATACTGTTTTCACCTTACGTTGATAATATCTAAACAGACGGAAAGCATTGTTAAACTGACGCAGGAAGTGGCCATATTAAAGAATATGGTAGAAAAAAGCAGCAGAGATGTAGAAGGAGGCAAAGGCGATTGA
- a CDS encoding glycosyltransferase family 2 protein yields the protein MSHIKYSVVIPVYNEELLIEESYRRLKKVMDSTDETYELIFVDDGSHDKSAEILSGISMNDRNVKLISFSRNFGHQTAITAGMDNAKGDAIIVIDADLQDPPEVILKMIEKWKEGYDVVYGKRAERKGESFFKLFTARVFYRLLKSLTNVDIPVDTGDFRLIDRKVCDVMNSMTSIKEKNRYIRGLVSWVGFKQIGVEYVRDPRLAGETKYTLKKMLKLAMDGITSFSYAPLKLPLNLGIFLLVTGFAYLIVELVLKVAGVDVSIENTVIAVNMILFGLNFSVLGAFGEYIGRIYDEVRDRPLYIIARKVGFDDGKTGETR from the coding sequence ATGTCTCATATAAAGTATTCTGTTGTCATACCTGTGTATAACGAAGAACTTCTTATTGAAGAATCGTACAGGCGGCTTAAAAAAGTCATGGACTCAACTGATGAGACTTACGAGCTTATATTTGTAGATGACGGCAGCCATGACAAGTCAGCAGAGATTCTAAGTGGGATAAGCATGAATGATAGAAATGTGAAGCTTATAAGCTTTTCGAGAAATTTTGGGCATCAGACAGCCATAACAGCCGGCATGGACAATGCCAAAGGCGATGCAATCATCGTAATCGACGCAGACCTGCAAGATCCACCTGAAGTGATATTAAAGATGATCGAGAAGTGGAAGGAAGGATACGATGTTGTGTACGGCAAAAGGGCGGAGAGAAAAGGGGAGTCATTCTTTAAACTTTTTACGGCAAGGGTTTTCTACAGATTGCTAAAAAGCCTTACAAATGTGGATATACCTGTTGATACAGGTGATTTTCGCTTGATAGATAGAAAAGTATGTGATGTAATGAATTCTATGACATCAATAAAAGAAAAAAACAGGTATATAAGAGGGCTTGTAAGCTGGGTAGGTTTTAAGCAGATAGGTGTAGAATACGTAAGAGATCCAAGGCTTGCAGGTGAAACGAAATACACACTTAAAAAGATGCTTAAGCTGGCCATGGACGGTATTACGTCGTTTTCGTATGCACCGCTTAAATTGCCTTTGAATTTGGGCATTTTTCTGTTAGTAACAGGATTTGCGTATTTGATTGTAGAGCTTGTCTTAAAAGTCGCAGGCGTTGATGTATCGATAGAAAATACAGTCATAGCTGTAAATATGATCTTATTCGGCTTAAACTTTTCGGTCTTAGGAGCATTCGGAGAGTACATCGGAAGGATATACGATGAAGTAAGGGATAGACCATTGTACATCATAGCCAGAAAGGTGGGTTTTGATGATGGAAAGACAGGAGAAACAAGATAA
- a CDS encoding DeoR/GlpR family DNA-binding transcription regulator produces the protein MFGEERRMKIAEILSKDKSITVSELSEILGVSESTIRRDLKMLEIDGFIQRTHGGAILNTHTHYEPSFVEKEDYELPSKMQIGKMAASLIEEGDSVILDAGTTTLMIAKSLQDIHLTVVTNSPIIAIELSNRNNIELIVTGGIERLNTKALVGPIAEMVIRNFKVDKAFIGANAISYENGLMTPDIIEANTKKAMIDVSNEVYAVVDHTKFGKKSFVKFADISDITAIITDDELDYEIVRKYEQANVDVLNFGKDVLDGYDGDGKSGDRQDANSK, from the coding sequence ATGTTTGGGGAAGAGCGCAGGATGAAAATAGCCGAGATACTAAGCAAGGATAAAAGCATTACGGTGTCTGAGCTTAGTGAGATCTTAGGCGTGTCAGAATCCACCATAAGAAGAGATCTAAAGATGTTGGAGATAGACGGGTTTATACAGAGGACACATGGCGGTGCCATATTGAATACGCATACACATTACGAGCCGTCGTTTGTTGAGAAAGAGGATTACGAGCTTCCATCAAAGATGCAGATCGGCAAGATGGCAGCTTCACTCATAGAAGAAGGCGATTCTGTAATCCTTGATGCTGGCACTACTACGCTGATGATTGCAAAATCACTTCAAGATATACATCTTACAGTTGTGACAAACTCTCCTATCATTGCCATAGAGCTTTCAAACCGCAATAATATTGAGCTTATAGTTACAGGCGGTATAGAGAGGCTTAATACAAAAGCGCTTGTTGGCCCTATAGCTGAGATGGTGATAAGGAATTTTAAAGTCGACAAAGCTTTTATCGGTGCAAATGCCATATCCTATGAGAACGGGCTTATGACACCAGATATCATAGAGGCAAACACGAAAAAGGCGATGATAGATGTCTCTAATGAAGTTTATGCAGTTGTAGACCACACCAAGTTTGGGAAGAAATCTTTTGTAAAATTTGCAGACATAAGCGATATAACTGCCATTATAACTGATGACGAGCTGGACTACGAGATAGTGAGAAAGTATGAACAGGCCAATGTGGATGTACTAAACTTTGGAAAGGATGTATTAGATGGTTACGACGGTGACGGTAAATCCGGCGATAGACAGGACGCTAATAGTAAATGA
- a CDS encoding glycosyltransferase family 39 protein, with protein sequence MGKNVAKYSLAFVLVLSIILSVYSLYHYSGSTEGFRGNFQHNFTQGSTNRSWESGNTNQGVWQRGNFSQGNGQNGQSQWQMPHSRGDFGGFRGTSSKYGVYIMAYAAIVFLLFILSYYALKNKKFKLDFQSDAFIIASLFLIGFFMRLYIAATIEGFSGDIGLFRSWAQSASQDILNFYKNTPSCDYPPLYIYVLYLVGKIASIGNLSHYYNVLLKLPSILADIASSYIIYKIANKHFAKNISAFMSALYIFNPAVFINSSAWGQVDSFFTMLVIMAVYFLSEKNLWLSSVFFTAAVLMKPQGIIFAPVLFFEIVNERSLKNFLKALVASLVTAVIVLVPFAIGQDPLWIFKLYEKTISEYPYVSVNGFNFYGLLGANYVNSGTRLFVFSYSTWGFIFIVLTTLFSWFIYIKGKNSNFAYLAALLQIALVFTFSTGMHERYLFPAAALAILAFLYVKDMRLFGLFIGFSVTSFLNMYYVLFGGLRNSFGFIPMMVSLANVVIAVYLVKVSYDVAVLNKIYIADLGMESHEIHTTI encoded by the coding sequence ATGGGTAAAAATGTGGCAAAGTACAGCTTGGCATTTGTCTTGGTCTTGTCAATAATTTTAAGTGTATATTCACTGTACCACTACAGTGGAAGCACAGAGGGGTTTAGGGGAAATTTTCAGCATAATTTCACACAAGGCAGCACAAATAGAAGTTGGGAAAGTGGAAACACAAATCAAGGTGTTTGGCAAAGAGGCAACTTTTCTCAAGGGAATGGACAAAATGGTCAATCCCAATGGCAGATGCCTCATAGCAGAGGAGATTTTGGGGGATTTAGGGGAACATCATCAAAGTACGGCGTGTATATAATGGCATACGCGGCGATCGTCTTTTTGCTGTTTATTTTAAGCTACTATGCTTTGAAGAATAAAAAGTTTAAGCTTGACTTCCAAAGTGACGCATTTATAATTGCTTCACTATTTTTGATAGGATTTTTTATGCGGCTTTACATAGCTGCAACTATTGAAGGTTTTTCAGGAGATATAGGGCTTTTTAGAAGCTGGGCACAGTCTGCATCGCAGGACATTTTAAACTTCTACAAAAATACTCCAAGCTGTGATTATCCACCACTTTACATCTACGTGCTTTACTTAGTAGGCAAGATAGCCTCAATTGGAAATCTATCGCATTACTACAACGTGCTATTGAAGCTTCCATCGATTTTAGCTGATATTGCATCATCTTACATCATATACAAAATAGCAAATAAGCATTTTGCAAAAAACATAAGTGCGTTTATGTCGGCTTTGTACATCTTCAATCCAGCCGTATTCATAAATTCGTCTGCTTGGGGACAGGTTGATTCGTTTTTCACGATGCTTGTGATAATGGCGGTGTACTTTTTGTCAGAGAAAAATCTGTGGCTTTCATCGGTGTTTTTTACAGCAGCAGTGCTTATGAAGCCGCAGGGAATCATATTTGCGCCGGTCTTGTTTTTCGAGATCGTAAATGAGAGAAGTCTGAAAAATTTCTTAAAGGCTCTTGTGGCGTCATTGGTTACGGCAGTTATAGTATTAGTTCCGTTTGCCATAGGTCAAGATCCCTTGTGGATATTTAAGCTATATGAAAAGACTATTTCAGAGTATCCTTACGTATCTGTAAATGGCTTCAATTTCTATGGATTGCTGGGAGCAAACTACGTGAATTCTGGCACAAGATTGTTTGTATTTAGCTACAGCACATGGGGGTTTATATTCATAGTTTTGACTACATTGTTCTCTTGGTTTATATACATCAAAGGGAAAAACAGCAACTTTGCATACCTTGCAGCGCTTTTGCAGATCGCTTTAGTATTTACATTTTCAACAGGGATGCATGAAAGATACTTATTCCCTGCTGCAGCATTAGCAATATTGGCATTTTTGTATGTGAAAGACATGAGGCTATTTGGGCTCTTTATCGGTTTCAGCGTAACAAGCTTTTTAAACATGTATTACGTCCTGTTTGGAGGTTTGAGAAATTCTTTTGGGTTTATACCTATGATGGTTTCATTGGCAAATGTGGTAATTGCCGTCTATCTTGTAAAAGTATCTTATGATGTGGCTGTATTAAATAAGATTTACATTGCTGATTTGGGTATGGAATCACACGAAATTCACACAACTATTTGA
- a CDS encoding PTS sugar transporter subunit IIA, which produces MIEEILDKDMMIFDLKSKDKLSVLKELIKPLAAKGAIEDEGKFLEVVLKREEEFSTGIGMGVAIPHGKSSLVKKASLVFGKSKDGIDYNSMDGKPSHLFFLIAAPEDSDNLHLKILAKLSRSLMHEEVRDELNKAETYEDVINAFKNYE; this is translated from the coding sequence ATGATTGAAGAAATACTTGACAAAGACATGATGATATTTGATTTGAAATCAAAAGACAAATTATCTGTATTGAAAGAGCTTATAAAGCCATTGGCAGCAAAAGGAGCCATTGAGGACGAAGGCAAGTTTTTGGAAGTGGTATTAAAAAGAGAAGAGGAGTTCTCCACAGGCATTGGGATGGGTGTTGCTATACCGCATGGAAAAAGCAGTTTAGTGAAAAAGGCTTCATTAGTTTTTGGAAAGTCGAAAGATGGCATAGACTACAATTCGATGGATGGAAAACCATCGCATCTATTTTTTCTCATTGCAGCACCTGAGGATTCTGACAACCTGCATCTTAAGATTTTAGCTAAGCTTTCAAGGTCACTGATGCATGAGGAGGTGAGAGATGAACTAAATAAGGCTGAGACTTACGAGGATGTCATAAATGCTTTCAAAAATTATGAATAA
- the pfkB gene encoding 1-phosphofructokinase: MVTTVTVNPAIDRTLIVNEFKIGAVNRVSRTIIDAGGKGVNVAKNLKNLGCDVKCLGFMGPNGKYIENVLSELGIKFNFVQIKNDIRTNIKIVDEIRHTYTDINEAGPDVSQDEIEKLILSINEHADLSDVIVLSGSLLPNMDKDFYRQIIEKVSEKGVKVILDADGDALKLGVEGKPYMIKPNIHELRRMTGKNLESVDEIIEEGMRIIESGISIVAVSMGGSGSIVVTEDKAYKVKPIKVQVKGTVGAGDAYVAGFAYGLSENLSIEEAIKMASSASTSVIMREGTKACSLKDVEELKEKVEIEVIER; the protein is encoded by the coding sequence ATGGTTACGACGGTGACGGTAAATCCGGCGATAGACAGGACGCTAATAGTAAATGAATTTAAAATAGGTGCAGTTAACAGGGTGTCAAGAACCATAATCGATGCAGGCGGTAAAGGCGTAAATGTCGCAAAAAACTTAAAAAATTTAGGCTGCGACGTTAAGTGTTTAGGCTTCATGGGACCAAACGGCAAGTACATCGAAAATGTCCTAAGTGAATTAGGGATAAAGTTTAACTTTGTACAAATAAAAAATGATATAAGGACAAACATAAAGATAGTTGATGAGATTAGACACACTTATACAGATATAAACGAAGCTGGTCCAGATGTTTCTCAAGATGAAATAGAAAAGCTGATTTTGAGCATAAATGAGCATGCTGATTTATCGGATGTGATTGTTTTGTCAGGAAGCTTACTACCTAACATGGATAAAGATTTTTACAGACAGATAATTGAGAAAGTCAGCGAAAAAGGCGTAAAAGTCATATTGGATGCTGATGGAGATGCTTTAAAGCTTGGCGTAGAAGGAAAGCCTTATATGATAAAGCCAAATATTCACGAGCTTAGAAGGATGACAGGGAAAAATCTTGAAAGTGTTGATGAGATTATTGAAGAAGGCATGAGGATAATTGAAAGTGGGATTTCAATTGTGGCAGTATCGATGGGTGGCAGCGGAAGCATCGTTGTGACAGAGGATAAAGCGTATAAAGTAAAACCCATAAAGGTTCAAGTTAAAGGGACAGTAGGAGCTGGAGATGCCTATGTGGCAGGTTTTGCCTATGGCTTAAGCGAGAATCTTTCCATAGAAGAAGCTATAAAGATGGCATCATCTGCATCTACATCAGTTATCATGAGGGAAGGCACTAAAGCTTGTTCTTTAAAAGATGTGGAAGAACTTAAAGAAAAAGTTGAGATTGAAGTAATAGAAAGGTGA
- a CDS encoding glycosyltransferase family 39 protein, with protein MKRLKFNKDNIGLYLILLLSAILNFTNLSIEGYANQYYAAGVKSMSMSLKNFFFVSYDPAGFVTIDKPPLGFWIQTIFAKIFDFSGISILLPQAIAGVVSVALIYVLVKRYFGKTAGLISALVLATTPVFVADSRNNTIDNMLLMTLLFAVLAFMKALDTGKLKYLLLSLFLVGVGFNVKMLEAYMIIPAVYITYILASKISVKKRIGYLSLATVVLLIVSLSWAIIVDMTPQSMRPYVGSSTDNSELELIIGHNGLERLGLGRNTGFGGGFGGGRIGNFNGGEFRRYFGNFNGQFNQGTSRTSVDTVSSATKNGSSSNSAQNTPPANQGNFPRFNGQNGANPNFAGGNFGRPNGNRGGMGGMFGGDEKASILRLFSNNSLSDQIIWLFPMAIFGFLAEILRKRLKRPFDDGRKLSLILWISWLVPVFIYFSFTTGMFHPYYLTMMAPPIAALTGISIVSMWEMYQDGGTKSWFLPLSFVADSLVELLILYYHYNTSNITKYIMLSVAVLSIGSAVVLSLMTFAKNGGFKVKKAMLTVGVIGLLIAPTIWSATTLFYPMNGTMPSAGLELMTGRNRFDFGGGDINGSTDSKLISFLEKNKGSAKYLLVVSSSQSADSIIIKTGEPVMALGGFSGSDNILTLSQFKELVKKGEVRYVMTGGMDRGSNSEIMNWVRENGKLVPISQWSSTNSTQGGIGFGGFSRDFGELYDLKGVNVN; from the coding sequence ATGAAAAGATTGAAGTTTAATAAAGACAATATCGGCTTGTATTTAATCTTACTATTATCAGCAATATTGAATTTTACCAATTTAAGCATTGAAGGATACGCAAACCAGTATTACGCTGCAGGTGTAAAAAGCATGAGCATGAGCCTTAAGAACTTTTTCTTTGTTTCATATGATCCGGCTGGGTTTGTCACGATAGACAAACCACCATTGGGATTTTGGATACAGACCATTTTTGCCAAGATATTTGACTTTAGCGGCATAAGCATATTGCTGCCGCAGGCCATAGCAGGCGTCGTGTCAGTAGCCTTAATATACGTCCTCGTTAAAAGGTATTTTGGCAAGACAGCGGGGCTTATATCAGCATTGGTTTTAGCCACAACACCTGTATTTGTGGCAGACAGCAGAAACAACACGATAGACAATATGTTGCTTATGACTCTTTTGTTTGCAGTTTTGGCCTTTATGAAAGCTTTAGATACAGGTAAACTTAAGTATTTGCTGTTAAGTTTATTTTTAGTAGGCGTTGGCTTTAATGTAAAGATGCTGGAAGCATACATGATAATTCCAGCAGTGTATATAACGTACATCTTAGCATCGAAGATAAGCGTTAAGAAAAGGATCGGCTATCTGTCATTGGCTACCGTTGTGTTACTTATTGTATCCCTTTCGTGGGCAATCATTGTTGACATGACTCCTCAAAGCATGAGACCTTATGTAGGCAGCAGCACAGACAATTCAGAATTAGAGCTTATTATAGGCCACAATGGGCTTGAAAGGCTTGGGCTTGGCAGAAACACAGGTTTCGGCGGTGGATTTGGCGGCGGCCGTATAGGAAACTTCAATGGCGGAGAATTCCGAAGATATTTTGGCAATTTCAACGGTCAATTTAATCAAGGTACATCAAGGACGTCAGTAGATACGGTGTCAAGCGCTACTAAGAATGGCAGTAGCTCAAATAGCGCTCAAAACACACCACCTGCAAACCAAGGCAATTTTCCAAGGTTTAATGGGCAAAATGGTGCAAATCCAAATTTCGCAGGCGGCAATTTTGGAAGGCCAAATGGCAATAGAGGCGGAATGGGCGGTATGTTCGGCGGAGATGAAAAAGCCAGCATATTGAGGCTTTTTTCAAACAACAGTTTGTCTGATCAGATAATATGGCTTTTCCCCATGGCCATCTTCGGATTTTTAGCAGAAATTTTAAGAAAAAGGCTTAAAAGGCCATTTGATGATGGTAGGAAGCTTTCATTGATATTGTGGATTTCATGGCTTGTACCTGTGTTTATATACTTTAGCTTTACAACAGGCATGTTCCATCCGTACTATTTGACGATGATGGCACCTCCTATAGCGGCACTTACAGGCATAAGCATCGTTTCAATGTGGGAGATGTACCAAGATGGCGGTACAAAGTCGTGGTTTTTGCCTTTATCATTTGTGGCTGACAGCTTAGTCGAACTTCTAATATTGTACTACCACTACAATACATCTAACATTACAAAGTACATCATGTTGTCTGTTGCAGTGCTTTCTATCGGATCGGCAGTAGTTTTGTCATTGATGACTTTTGCTAAGAATGGCGGATTTAAAGTCAAAAAGGCGATGCTTACAGTAGGTGTAATAGGGCTTTTGATAGCGCCTACTATCTGGTCAGCCACGACGCTATTTTATCCTATGAACGGTACAATGCCATCTGCAGGATTAGAGCTTATGACAGGTAGAAATAGGTTTGATTTCGGTGGCGGAGATATAAATGGCAGCACAGATTCTAAGCTTATAAGCTTCCTTGAGAAAAACAAAGGCAGCGCAAAGTATCTATTAGTCGTATCATCATCACAAAGCGCTGATAGCATAATCATAAAGACAGGTGAACCTGTGATGGCATTAGGAGGCTTCTCAGGATCTGACAATATTTTAACCCTAAGTCAGTTTAAAGAGCTTGTGAAAAAAGGCGAAGTAAGGTATGTGATGACAGGCGGAATGGACAGAGGCTCCAACAGTGAGATAATGAACTGGGTAAGAGAAAATGGAAAACTTGTGCCTATAAGCCAGTGGAGCAGCACAAATTCTACTCAAGGAGGCATTGGCTTCGGAGGATTTAGCAGAGATTTTGGAGAACTCTATGATCTTAAAGGTGTCAATGTCAACTGA
- a CDS encoding GtrA family protein — MMERQEKQDNSKAGFLQFIKFNLVGIVNTLVDFSVFTVLTFFGMYYMAAQVISYSCGVVNSFIMNKYWTFGDKSTPHGYEVFKFIAVNGVSLAVSLSILYPLKPVVGVISAKVIATLFSMMINFVGSKLWVFKKA, encoded by the coding sequence ATGATGGAAAGACAGGAGAAACAAGATAATAGCAAAGCAGGGTTTTTGCAGTTTATAAAGTTTAATCTTGTAGGCATAGTAAATACTTTGGTGGATTTTTCGGTTTTCACCGTTCTTACGTTTTTTGGGATGTACTACATGGCGGCGCAGGTGATATCTTATAGCTGTGGTGTTGTAAACAGCTTTATCATGAATAAGTATTGGACATTTGGCGACAAATCAACTCCGCATGGATACGAAGTATTCAAATTTATCGCTGTAAATGGTGTGTCATTAGCGGTATCTCTTTCTATCCTGTATCCACTAAAGCCGGTTGTAGGAGTCATTTCTGCCAAGGTGATTGCCACATTGTTTTCAATGATGATAAACTTTGTAGGCAGCAAGCTTTGGGTGTTTAAGAAGGCCTAA
- a CDS encoding Uma2 family endonuclease: MAVADKDEHIKYTYKDYLSWANDERWELIDGVPYNMSSSPTRKHQKVVGELFASIHNYLKGKTCEVYSAPFDVRLFAENVSDDDVTNLVQPDIVIVCDPSKLDDKGCKGSPDMIIEVVSPSTLKRDLKEKFYLYEKAGVKEYWIVFPDEKTVLSYYLGEDGKYQRPEVYSEEDNIKVRIFELLEIELKDIFQNKGQDF; this comes from the coding sequence ATGGCAGTTGCAGATAAAGATGAACATATAAAATACACATACAAAGATTATTTGAGCTGGGCTAATGATGAGAGATGGGAGCTTATAGATGGAGTTCCGTATAATATGAGTTCATCACCGACGCGGAAACATCAGAAAGTTGTAGGAGAATTATTTGCCTCTATCCATAATTATCTAAAAGGAAAAACTTGTGAAGTTTACAGCGCACCATTTGATGTAAGATTGTTTGCTGAAAATGTCAGTGATGATGATGTGACAAATTTAGTTCAGCCTGACATAGTGATAGTGTGTGATCCAAGTAAGCTGGATGATAAAGGCTGTAAAGGAAGCCCAGATATGATTATAGAGGTAGTTTCTCCTTCAACATTAAAGAGAGACTTAAAGGAAAAATTCTATTTGTACGAAAAAGCAGGAGTAAAAGAGTATTGGATCGTATTTCCTGATGAAAAAACTGTACTTTCTTACTATTTAGGTGAGGATGGCAAATACCAAAGACCTGAAGTATATTCAGAAGAAGACAATATAAAGGTCAGGATTTTTGAATTATTGGAAATTGAATTGAAGGATATCTTTCAGAATAAAGGTCAGGATTTTTGA
- a CDS encoding glycosyltransferase family 2 protein, translating to MPNVIVIIPAYNEEKTIDSVINNIKRVNKDVDILVVNDGSSDKTSFIAKNNGVTVIDLPFNLGIGGCMQTGYKYAYRYGYDIAIQIDADGQHDARFIDKLIKPILEDKADLVIGSRYVSKTNYKGSYLRRTGSYFFTLLLKALTGKAIYDTTSGFRAANRKVIKYFSESYPQDYPEVEVVARLSKSGFKIMEIPVEMYERLGGRSSINFRRSIYYMVKVTLAILINCIKTKEQQKA from the coding sequence TTGCCAAATGTCATTGTCATCATTCCGGCTTACAACGAGGAGAAGACCATCGATAGCGTCATCAATAACATAAAGAGAGTAAATAAAGATGTAGATATACTCGTTGTCAATGACGGTTCCAGCGATAAGACGTCCTTTATCGCTAAAAACAATGGTGTCACAGTCATAGATCTCCCTTTTAACCTTGGGATCGGTGGATGTATGCAGACAGGATATAAGTACGCTTACAGGTATGGTTATGATATAGCAATACAGATTGACGCAGATGGGCAGCACGATGCAAGATTCATAGATAAGCTTATAAAGCCCATATTAGAAGATAAGGCTGATCTTGTGATAGGGTCCAGGTATGTTTCAAAGACTAATTACAAAGGATCGTATCTGAGGCGAACAGGTTCATATTTCTTCACGCTTTTATTAAAAGCCTTGACGGGAAAAGCCATATATGATACTACATCAGGCTTTAGAGCAGCTAACAGGAAAGTCATTAAGTACTTTAGCGAAAGCTATCCTCAGGATTATCCGGAAGTCGAAGTTGTAGCAAGGCTTAGCAAAAGCGGATTTAAAATCATGGAGATACCTGTTGAGATGTATGAGAGATTGGGCGGACGTTCTTCTATCAATTTTAGGCGCTCAATTTATTATATGGTAAAGGTGACGCTGGCGATACTGATAAATTGCATCAAAACCAAAGAACAACAAAAAGCATAG
- a CDS encoding glycosyltransferase family 39 protein, whose amino-acid sequence MAIKLKLSSKKFFVAVSLIAVLAIALYLRFLFVYKVIQPPLSGDAKNYDIMVKQFLTKGFLGYMSNSPNAYVTPGYPLFLALIYKIFGFSNGSPLQAVRIVQSVLSVLTVLLIFFIGREIRNNKVGLMAASISAIYPTFVWASTLILTETVYTFVFMVYLYLQVIALKRPKAYINVLTGILFGLAILIRPAAAPLIVIPYILMYIQNRDLNYTVRNFLQVLIGFIVIMMPWWIRNIVTLHKLILFATQTWNPMLGGAFPFFNGIEHVPQNIRSTTDVIKFIIKGFEKSPIYYFKWYTIGKFNIIFGSMWYDLDPKYQYLQNIYLIHSFVMAIGWLGAFYSLRKYEIRFIGIYAILVTLIQLMFIPTNRYAFSIMPLLIILASYVIDKLLFEKSI is encoded by the coding sequence ATGGCTATTAAACTGAAACTTAGCTCAAAGAAGTTTTTTGTCGCTGTTTCATTGATTGCTGTTTTAGCTATTGCTTTGTATTTGAGATTCCTATTTGTCTACAAAGTAATTCAGCCACCCCTTTCAGGTGATGCCAAGAATTACGACATAATGGTGAAACAGTTTTTGACAAAAGGCTTCTTAGGTTATATGTCAAATTCTCCAAATGCTTATGTGACACCGGGGTATCCTTTATTTCTCGCTTTAATCTACAAGATTTTTGGCTTTTCTAACGGTAGTCCGCTTCAAGCTGTAAGGATCGTGCAAAGTGTATTAAGCGTATTGACGGTTTTACTTATTTTTTTCATAGGTAGAGAAATCAGAAATAACAAAGTGGGCCTCATGGCTGCCTCAATATCAGCCATTTATCCTACATTTGTATGGGCATCTACGCTAATTCTTACAGAGACAGTGTACACTTTTGTTTTCATGGTGTATTTGTATTTGCAGGTTATTGCGCTTAAAAGACCTAAGGCGTATATAAATGTTTTAACAGGTATCTTATTTGGACTGGCAATCTTAATAAGACCTGCTGCAGCACCGCTTATAGTGATACCTTACATTTTAATGTACATCCAAAATAGAGATCTAAATTACACTGTAAGGAATTTTTTGCAGGTTTTAATCGGGTTCATAGTGATCATGATGCCTTGGTGGATTAGGAATATTGTGACGCTTCATAAGCTTATTTTATTTGCAACTCAAACTTGGAATCCAATGTTGGGAGGCGCCTTCCCTTTCTTCAATGGAATAGAGCATGTTCCACAGAACATTCGCTCCACTACGGATGTCATCAAATTCATCATAAAAGGCTTTGAGAAAAGCCCCATCTATTATTTTAAATGGTATACAATAGGCAAGTTCAATATAATATTCGGAAGCATGTGGTATGATCTTGACCCGAAATATCAATATTTGCAAAATATATATCTTATTCACAGCTTTGTGATGGCTATAGGTTGGCTTGGAGCATTTTATTCCCTTAGAAAATATGAAATACGTTTTATCGGCATATATGCTATTCTTGTGACGCTTATTCAGCTTATGTTTATACCGACTAATAGATATGCATTTTCAATCATGCCGCTTCTCATAATTCTCGCATCTTATGTGATTGATAAGCTGCTATTTGAAAAAAGCATTTGA